One segment of Acidianus sp. HS-5 DNA contains the following:
- a CDS encoding AbrB/MazE/SpoVT family DNA-binding domain-containing protein: protein MKTKARVGKKLTIHIPKAVAEELNIKEGDILSLKVKDNKIVLEQNDAILLSLKGKKFAKLTIDEVEKISEEEQRGYEDSH, encoded by the coding sequence ATGAAGACTAAAGCACGTGTAGGAAAGAAACTTACAATTCATATCCCTAAGGCTGTTGCTGAAGAACTTAACATAAAAGAAGGCGATATTCTTTCACTAAAAGTTAAGGATAATAAGATAGTTCTTGAACAGAACGATGCTATACTCCTTTCATTAAAGGGCAAAAAATTCGCCAAACTTACGATAGATGAGGTAGAAAAAATAAGCGAAGAGGAACAGAGGGGATATGAAGATTCTCATTGA
- a CDS encoding thermopsin, with product MEKTYGLMLLALILSTSVYTFSYSVILPTQYYEYMKICASQYTALIYAVGSNCSVRVMVLNQQNFEYFSSGLSYSSLVTQCGNEVVNGILLNPGVYYLVIYSPKGYSNVTYSYCEIPVKLTNCSTHVSEYIILQPLYYERIPVHLSTLGSPSTLSLQGISNETVCYKILNCDGQDVFSSSEVTLTLNGTCSYYNITLPKGEYYLCIYNPTNSPALVYFCYRLYPQYVNPFLRFSVFQGGNYNYAPTGIASYGVSNTSPYEIKFSSLAGYFNISCILAYNSSQSLVKPCEVSLQLNAVLVVCNENNETQIYWPQDVIWLYTNDSIVVYHDNVLNFTNPIATLTNSSITSQNGYVSPSNNNNGIIQYYYGNYKYAPYFAYNLPFSGLLIMNESVVKGQGVLITMQVEVLQNGTSAVMQSETFDKILIHDPYVKDAYFLVDGKEYTPAGIHGYLGSFYDAELILGGGACGEITTFEKLNAVLGLYYWNGDEYVTFPSYYTFGGDTAESTYNAHVTLENNGMVKVSVGTPDFTYLGKVSQQALKVSPYVPKTTSSQTTLPPSTTPSSTQPSSATSSSLILYIIPAMLIIIVAIIILAKRK from the coding sequence ATGGAGAAAACATACGGCTTAATGTTGTTAGCCTTAATTTTAAGTACATCGGTCTACACATTCTCTTATTCAGTAATTTTGCCAACTCAATATTATGAGTACATGAAGATCTGTGCTTCACAGTACACTGCTTTAATTTATGCAGTTGGAAGTAACTGTAGCGTAAGAGTTATGGTACTTAACCAGCAAAACTTCGAATATTTCTCTTCAGGATTGAGTTACTCCTCCCTAGTGACCCAATGCGGTAATGAAGTCGTTAACGGAATATTGCTTAACCCCGGAGTATACTACTTAGTTATATACTCGCCTAAAGGTTATTCTAACGTTACGTACTCCTATTGTGAAATTCCAGTAAAGCTTACTAACTGCTCAACTCACGTAAGCGAGTATATAATTCTGCAACCCTTATATTATGAGAGAATTCCAGTTCATCTATCTACTTTAGGATCTCCTTCAACCCTTAGCTTACAAGGAATATCTAACGAAACAGTTTGTTACAAGATCTTAAACTGTGATGGACAGGACGTTTTCTCTTCTAGCGAGGTAACGCTTACGTTAAACGGAACATGCTCTTATTATAATATTACCCTACCTAAAGGAGAGTATTACTTATGCATTTACAATCCAACTAACTCTCCTGCTTTAGTCTATTTCTGTTATAGGCTTTATCCTCAATACGTTAATCCATTCTTAAGGTTTTCAGTGTTCCAGGGAGGAAACTATAATTATGCACCAACTGGGATTGCAAGTTACGGTGTAAGTAATACTTCCCCTTATGAAATAAAGTTCTCTTCATTAGCAGGATATTTTAACATATCCTGCATATTAGCTTATAATTCTTCTCAGAGTTTAGTAAAGCCTTGTGAGGTTTCACTACAACTTAATGCTGTCCTGGTAGTATGTAATGAGAATAATGAGACACAAATTTATTGGCCTCAAGACGTTATTTGGTTATATACCAATGATAGCATAGTAGTTTATCACGATAACGTGCTCAATTTTACAAATCCCATTGCGACATTAACTAACTCTTCAATAACATCACAAAACGGATATGTTTCACCTTCTAATAATAACAACGGTATTATTCAATATTACTACGGTAATTATAAATATGCACCTTATTTTGCGTACAACTTACCATTTTCAGGATTATTAATAATGAACGAGAGCGTTGTAAAAGGTCAAGGAGTCCTTATAACTATGCAAGTAGAGGTTCTCCAGAACGGGACGTCTGCAGTAATGCAGAGCGAAACTTTCGATAAGATATTGATTCACGATCCTTACGTAAAAGATGCATACTTCTTAGTCGACGGCAAGGAGTACACTCCCGCAGGTATACATGGTTACTTAGGTTCATTTTATGACGCTGAATTAATTTTAGGTGGTGGAGCCTGTGGAGAGATAACTACTTTTGAGAAGCTGAATGCAGTCCTTGGATTATATTACTGGAATGGAGATGAGTACGTTACGTTCCCATCATACTATACTTTTGGAGGAGACACTGCGGAGTCAACTTATAATGCTCACGTAACGCTGGAGAATAATGGAATGGTTAAAGTTTCGGTAGGGACGCCAGATTTTACATACCTAGGAAAAGTCAGTCAACAAGCCCTAAAGGTTTCCCCTTACGTTCCTAAGACGACTTCTTCACAGACAACACTGCCTCCCTCAACAACTCCATCATCAACCCAACCTTCTTCAGCAACGTCTTCCTCTTTAATCCTTTATATCATACCTGCTATGTTAATTATTATTGTAGCGATCATTATACTGGCTAAAAGGAAATAA
- a CDS encoding clan AA aspartic protease, translating into MRIKAKVGNIEDWFVIDTSFSGEMLVNYEIFDKIQFPTFDAGLVCITANECYRASGKLSAVRILNNEINVIVLWIPQLNENLIGGKSLNKTWFGD; encoded by the coding sequence GTGAGAATAAAGGCTAAGGTTGGCAATATTGAAGATTGGTTTGTTATAGATACCAGCTTCAGTGGTGAGATGTTAGTTAATTATGAAATATTTGATAAAATTCAATTCCCTACATTTGATGCCGGATTGGTGTGCATAACCGCAAATGAGTGTTATAGGGCTTCCGGTAAGCTTTCTGCTGTAAGAATATTAAATAATGAAATTAACGTGATTGTATTATGGATTCCTCAGTTGAATGAGAATTTGATTGGAGGAAAAAGCCTTAATAAAACTTGGTTTGGTGATTAA
- a CDS encoding MFS transporter, giving the protein MNRRILIYAVIIVIITFSLRASNNMLVTTLPLIAKYYFHFSSVLIGVISSLALLSAFIASGLVNSRLTSPLRREAFIISSIAYAVIFPFFYFSNSYNVWILTSVVGFSLGMVMPNIITSAGLFQDQKTRERMLSLYTLALSTSLILGPLIESAILLRFNLFQAFLFFSIFAGLVALSSFTVKFPNEDSEKRIKVNTWNNHGFRLSIFLNLMYALPFGTLTTFGGIYAVDSFHASYSLATALFGMFFATSFLGRLMMTIFPPRDLGLPIWISASLTIVGLAMVFLSNSLIFYIIALIVLGIPHGLTYPTSLIALTRSFSENERNIANSYFSATMTAFTSFVPIIISSLVSYVGIRYSFALLIPVSLAFFIAVLLSEKRG; this is encoded by the coding sequence ATGAACAGAAGGATACTCATTTACGCCGTGATAATAGTAATCATAACGTTCTCTTTAAGGGCTTCAAACAACATGTTAGTAACCACATTACCATTAATTGCTAAATACTATTTTCATTTCTCAAGTGTTCTAATAGGAGTAATTTCCTCTCTAGCATTACTCTCAGCTTTCATAGCCAGCGGACTAGTAAACTCAAGGCTTACCTCACCTTTAAGGAGAGAAGCTTTCATAATCTCATCAATAGCTTATGCAGTGATTTTCCCATTCTTTTATTTCTCAAACTCCTACAACGTTTGGATACTAACTTCCGTAGTTGGCTTTTCTTTAGGTATGGTAATGCCCAATATAATAACGTCTGCAGGGCTCTTCCAAGACCAGAAGACCAGGGAAAGAATGCTGTCACTTTACACATTAGCTTTAAGCACTTCACTCATATTAGGTCCTTTAATTGAGTCTGCAATACTGTTGAGATTCAACCTTTTTCAAGCTTTCCTATTCTTCTCAATCTTTGCAGGCCTAGTTGCACTCTCTTCTTTCACAGTAAAATTTCCTAACGAGGATTCCGAAAAAAGGATAAAAGTTAATACTTGGAATAATCACGGCTTTAGGTTATCTATTTTCCTTAACCTAATGTACGCTCTACCTTTCGGGACTTTAACAACTTTCGGAGGGATTTATGCAGTTGATTCTTTTCATGCATCTTACTCTTTGGCAACTGCACTATTTGGGATGTTCTTTGCAACCTCCTTTTTAGGAAGGTTAATGATGACTATATTCCCTCCAAGAGATTTGGGATTACCAATATGGATTTCGGCAAGCTTAACAATTGTAGGTTTGGCAATGGTCTTCCTATCAAATTCCTTAATATTCTACATTATAGCTTTGATAGTCCTCGGTATACCACACGGACTTACTTATCCTACTTCCTTGATTGCGTTAACTAGGAGTTTTTCAGAAAATGAGAGAAATATTGCGAACAGTTATTTCTCAGCCACAATGACCGCTTTTACCTCTTTCGTACCAATAATTATTTCGTCTTTGGTAAGTTACGTGGGGATAAGGTACTCATTCGCTTTACTAATTCCAGTATCTTTAGCTTTCTTTATTGCAGTACTGTTGAGTGAAAAGAGAGGATAA
- a CDS encoding methyltransferase domain-containing protein translates to MSSIFDSINSWNYKPFRRMGITICEEVRIGKLVSSFIKRLNPRRVLEIGCGNCLVTLSVEKEVKPPSLVSIEVWNNEITDKEVKNYLRGEDSNLVENLFPLPFKDKTFDLAYSALYFYNTVRKERSTLAGEVSKVIKDKGYFILIEPEIVRNIRKDFFNAGFSEVEYHVDQGIFFSLMVKDQKQ, encoded by the coding sequence ATGTCATCTATTTTTGACAGCATAAACTCGTGGAATTATAAGCCTTTTAGGAGAATGGGAATTACAATTTGTGAGGAGGTAAGGATAGGAAAATTGGTTTCATCATTCATAAAGAGGTTAAACCCTAGAAGAGTTCTAGAAATCGGTTGCGGGAACTGTTTAGTAACACTCTCTGTAGAGAAGGAAGTTAAACCTCCTTCCTTAGTTTCCATAGAAGTTTGGAATAATGAAATTACTGACAAGGAAGTGAAGAACTATTTAAGGGGAGAAGATTCTAATCTAGTAGAAAATCTATTTCCTTTACCTTTTAAGGATAAGACTTTTGATTTAGCTTACTCGGCCCTTTATTTTTATAATACGGTAAGGAAGGAAAGAAGTACATTAGCAGGAGAAGTTAGTAAGGTAATAAAAGACAAAGGTTACTTTATACTCATAGAGCCTGAAATTGTAAGGAACATAAGGAAGGACTTCTTTAATGCAGGGTTTTCTGAAGTAGAGTACCACGTGGATCAAGGTATCTTCTTTTCATTAATGGTTAAGGATCAGAAACAGTAA
- a CDS encoding PIN domain-containing protein, with the protein MKILIDTTFVLPALGVDVGEEVLNLVREFYNHRIYFTELSILEAMWVIKRLMKEGIKVDFKIVRAGLKSVNSTYHILKIPLSAYIRAVSDKKHNDLIDMILYYTAKVYNLKLLSFDKKLKEIDDENIVINKI; encoded by the coding sequence ATGAAGATTCTCATTGATACAACTTTCGTACTTCCTGCTTTAGGCGTAGATGTGGGAGAAGAAGTACTAAACCTTGTGAGGGAATTTTATAACCATAGAATTTACTTTACAGAGTTATCAATATTAGAGGCTATGTGGGTTATTAAAAGGCTAATGAAGGAAGGGATTAAAGTAGACTTTAAGATAGTAAGAGCTGGGCTAAAAAGTGTGAATAGTACTTACCACATCCTAAAAATACCATTATCTGCCTATATAAGAGCTGTGAGTGACAAAAAGCATAACGACTTAATAGATATGATACTTTATTATACTGCCAAGGTTTACAATCTTAAGTTACTTTCCTTTGATAAGAAATTAAAGGAGATTGATGACGAAAACATTGTTATAAATAAAATATGA
- a CDS encoding ATP cone domain-containing protein yields the protein MAKVIKRSGNEEEYLSDKLYNALIRAGASDEVAKEIVKEIDEKVKEREKISTDEIRRYVLTRLQQLEPEVADAWQFYDRVFKGRITFENGKAIVVDKGRLYLGRKVKDFNGKGLETAEQVKDILDELKEDMDYGLNPEVINARLYVLFMGVLHKKDMSEDEKEKAIKYINEFRESLGWKPYELKYPLQ from the coding sequence ATGGCTAAAGTAATTAAAAGGTCAGGAAACGAGGAAGAATACCTTTCAGACAAGCTGTACAACGCATTAATAAGGGCTGGTGCATCAGACGAAGTTGCCAAGGAGATTGTTAAGGAAATTGATGAAAAGGTAAAGGAAAGAGAAAAGATATCAACAGACGAGATTAGGAGATACGTATTAACTAGACTCCAACAACTTGAACCAGAAGTTGCCGATGCATGGCAATTTTACGATAGAGTATTTAAAGGAAGGATTACTTTCGAGAACGGGAAGGCTATAGTAGTTGATAAAGGAAGGCTTTACTTAGGTAGGAAAGTAAAGGACTTTAACGGAAAAGGGCTTGAAACCGCTGAGCAAGTTAAGGATATTCTAGATGAATTAAAGGAGGACATGGACTATGGCCTAAATCCTGAGGTTATAAATGCTAGGCTTTATGTCCTATTTATGGGAGTACTTCACAAGAAAGACATGTCAGAAGACGAAAAGGAGAAGGCTATTAAATATATTAATGAATTTAGAGAAAGCCTAGGTTGGAAGCCTTACGAGTTAAAATACCCACTACAGTAG
- a CDS encoding creatininase family protein, whose product MYLLYSTRDEIKDKVSLIPVGSIEQHGPHLPMGSDSIIAEEIVKRVEEEMKDYVLLFPTIYYTCSIEHGNFPYVGVSYVTFFNYMVEVVKKALEFSKAVVIINAHGGNQAVLELVKREINFKNKKKVYIFYPDYDFFQGKDLHAGTVESSVIKYLYPSLVKENRLGDDFSVKEGVFDTITTSEANPQGIINIGEFKIDISIGEKFIRMNVKKLKDIILKIIEKST is encoded by the coding sequence ATGTATTTGCTTTATTCGACTAGGGATGAGATTAAGGATAAGGTTTCATTAATACCGGTAGGTAGTATTGAACAGCACGGTCCTCATTTGCCAATGGGTAGCGATTCAATAATTGCTGAGGAAATTGTCAAAAGAGTAGAAGAGGAAATGAAAGACTACGTGCTCTTATTCCCAACAATTTATTATACATGCTCAATAGAGCACGGTAATTTTCCTTACGTTGGAGTATCTTACGTTACCTTCTTTAATTACATGGTAGAGGTAGTGAAAAAAGCCCTAGAGTTTTCAAAGGCTGTAGTAATAATTAACGCCCACGGAGGAAACCAAGCAGTACTAGAATTAGTAAAGAGAGAAATAAACTTCAAGAACAAAAAGAAGGTTTACATTTTTTATCCTGATTATGATTTCTTTCAAGGAAAAGATTTACATGCAGGAACTGTTGAGTCTTCAGTAATTAAGTACCTTTATCCTTCTCTTGTTAAAGAGAACAGACTAGGTGATGATTTTTCAGTAAAAGAAGGAGTATTTGATACTATAACTACATCAGAAGCTAATCCTCAAGGAATAATAAATATAGGAGAATTTAAAATTGATATAAGCATAGGAGAGAAATTTATAAGGATGAATGTAAAGAAACTGAAAGATATAATACTGAAAATAATTGAGAAAAGTACTTAA
- a CDS encoding HEPN domain-containing protein produces MSGNRVQRLKRRALRFLTDAKNDFNGGYYDTAVFHVEQALQLYIKAIIFELFGKEYEGHGIRELLGYLSKLLKENGYEEPSRNVNEITRELREKLISIENAYIDSRYEDVDYYSDESKELIDVAEKLINFLEEVAKNVKLG; encoded by the coding sequence GTGAGTGGAAATAGAGTTCAGCGATTAAAGAGAAGGGCTTTAAGGTTCTTAACAGATGCAAAGAACGATTTTAATGGAGGGTATTATGATACAGCTGTGTTCCACGTAGAGCAAGCTTTACAACTTTATATTAAGGCAATAATCTTTGAACTCTTCGGAAAGGAATATGAAGGCCATGGAATAAGGGAGTTACTAGGATATTTATCTAAATTACTAAAGGAAAATGGGTATGAAGAACCATCAAGGAATGTAAATGAGATAACCAGAGAATTAAGAGAAAAGTTAATTTCAATTGAAAACGCATACATAGATTCCAGATACGAGGATGTAGATTATTATAGTGATGAATCAAAAGAATTAATTGACGTAGCAGAAAAACTGATCAATTTCCTTGAAGAGGTGGCAAAAAATGTCAAGTTGGGTTAA